The following nucleotide sequence is from Mytilus edulis chromosome 13, xbMytEdul2.2, whole genome shotgun sequence.
AGTCTTTTTTGAATAATGATCAATCGTTCACCTTTGAGATTGTCTTCTTGTCACCTCGTGAAtcaatttattatatttcatttgattactTAAACATCTATTGTTATGTTGATtatattcacatatttttatgATGAGACGGGATTGGCACGTCATAAACATTGTCTTGCAAAATATAGTTCTGTTTATTAATTTAACGTGTGTTTGGAAAATATATTGGTGTACTGTACATATATTTCTTTGTAAGACTCCAACTTATGTTTGACTAATCTCTAGAATAGGTAGTGTTGAATAATTTCAAGCCCGGTGTTGATTGTTGATTTGGTTTTCGACACTAGTAGTAGAAGCCGTTAAAGTAAATCAATGTTTTCATGACTGTTGGACTGAAAGGACTACACGCATAATAAAGTATCTGTGAAAATAAGTTGGGtgtctatataatggaatttgacgcgactgtcataaaagtgagaagTTAAGCTAGCTATACCACCAGATTTtctccaccattttctacatatcaaaatgcctgttctaagtcaggaatatgacatttgttatccattcgtttgacatGTTTGCaaatgatgtgtttgagcttttgatttagccatttgataaGGGTCTTCCCTTTTTGTATgtgttcagtacttttgtgattttacttttaaatgtataTGATACAATTTCTTATGGTTTGGTTATATCTAAATTTAATAGAAGGCGTGTTCAACATTTAAACTGTGTTCATATCAAGAAATATATCGATAAATGGTCCATGGAAATATATGCCTTATTTTAGGTATAAGGTGTCTTCATCAACAGAACAGTCTATCTTTATATATCGTTTTTTTCATGGTACACTTATATCTTATTTGTGTATAAGATGTGTTGTATAAAAGAACGGTGTCTATTTAGAATATGTTTTCATAGTTCAATTATACTTTATTTGGGGTACAAGGTGTCTCCCAAATACGTTTCAACATGCTTACTGACACTTGATGAACAGTGACCAATGTATTATCGTTATGTGTACAATTGCCGAAATTATAAGCTAGCACAAAGCCGCCTATTGGATGTAATCTTAGACCAAGTTTTTTGATACACAAAGCAACATACACATCTTCCAGATGAAAAAACGGAACATCTTTTGATGTTTTCACTATTTTTGTGACAACGTTCAGACTGGTGACGTATCCAGTACCGGAACAGAACCCCGGATAGGTTGTTTGAGGATAACTTTTAAATGAAGCATACCATTTGGACCGTTTATCCCGTATAGGATTTGCCAATAGAGCACAGCTTCCTCCAATGGCAGTCTGTAAAGCCTTGGCATTCTTCTTAGTAACTCTTATTAGTCCAGGAATATGAACGTACATATCGTCATCCGTTTTCATAACGAACTGTGCGTTTCTGCAGTGTTGTGTTGCCCATTGATAACCCATCAATGTTTTATAAGTTAGATTATTGTATGCGTCCTTAAAGTTTCCCAAAATGATATCCTTTGTTTGCaagttttctttttctaattctttAGTCATTGGCGATTCTCCAAGTAGAAATACATATCTGATATTTCCTTTGTTCATTTTCGTATGCGTCAACCAAGTTTCTCGTATAGCGTTTCGACTCAACTTATTTTGCGGAGAAGACGTTATCATTATCAGTATATCAATAGACTCGTTACTTGCTTTACAGATGTCTTCATTGTTAATGATAAAATGAAAGCTTTCTGAGAACCAACCAGTATATTTCTGTTGCATGTCTTCTTGCTTTTGTTCAAATGTTTTTTTAGTACCAGTATGTAAAGTTGGATTAAGGTCAACATTGTTTTGCATATTCATATGCAAGTTTGGAAGAGTTGTAAAAGTTTTAATGTTTCGGAGAACAACTTTTGTGTCCCCTATAGCATCGTATAGCAATTTTTCAGTAAGCTCTAAAGATCTGGCGTTTAGGTATATGTACCAGGACATTGGAAATAATATTCCGATTGTTATAATAAAAGTTAGAAGACGTACAAAGTCCTGTCTGAAATCACCCCGCTTCACTTGAATAACTTTAAGCATAATGTCTTGTTTTCCTGTTTTGAAGATAGACGTTAATCTGAAAAAAGCAATGTAATATTAGATGAAATGTTTCACTCGTGCATATATAATTACATTCCATGTCTGTTTCATAAAAATACGTAATTATGATTCGGTAAGTCTTAATTATCCACAGATCGAAATAAATGTTCAATCTTTACAATGGCAACAAATAACCAGGTTCCTCTTTGCGTTATATTTGAATGCGTGAAACCTACTCCGCCATCTTAATAATGATCAGTACTGATAGATTATCAAAGATAATCAATCGGTAATTGGTAGTTATTAATGGGGACTATATCAACGTAATGAAACTGCAGCAAGATGAATCATGATATTGTACACTTAAATACCCCCATCCCCTTGAAAACATTTCAAGCTTATTTGATCCATAACgggttttgaatattttgatacatcttgAGGCATTAAAATGCCAGTATTTAACCTCAAATGGTGATATTAAAAACCTTCTTTTGTTGTTCTGTAGTATAACATagataattaatattaattatgtaAATTAAAGCGACAATACGTAACCGATattcacataacaaaattaaacaCTAAATAAAACGAGACTTGATGAGTCCACAGGGTAAATGAggggcgaacgataccagagTGTCACTCGAGTTGCCATTTAGGCATGCaccaatgtatggttattctaaaTATCATAATCGAGAATCTGACACATTCCAGAAAGGGACATAATCTGTAAAGTAAGAGCTCAGACGTTTAACCTCAGATATATAAAGCTCATACGATGAAGCATGCTGCTTAAATAAAGCTAaaccattcaaaagttaaaaTCATTACGGTTGTCACTGATTCTAGTTTGACGTCGTTCACTCGTGTCAATATTTAGTAAAAGATCAAGATATGAAGagaggaaaataaaaaaaggaaagtccctaatcaaatggcaaaaaacaaatgttcaaacacatcaatgaatggataacaactgtcatat
It contains:
- the LOC139499927 gene encoding beta-1,3-galactosyltransferase 1-like isoform X2; translated protein: MLKVIQVKRGDFRQDFVRLLTFIITIGILFPMSWYIYLNARSLELTEKLLYDAIGDTKVVLRNIKTFTTLPNLHMNMQNNVDLNPTLHTGTKKTFEQKQEDMQQKYTGWFSESFHFIINNEDICKASNESIDILIMITSSPQNKLSRNAIRETWLTHTKMNKGNIRYVFLLGESPMTKELEKENLQTKDIILGNFKDAYNNLTYKTLMGYQWATQHCRNAQFVMKTDDDMYVHIPGLIRVTKKNAKALQTAIGGSCALLANPIRDKRSKWYASFKSYPQTTYPGFCSGTGYVTSLNVVTKIVKTSKDVPFFHLEDVYVALCIKKLGLRLHPIGGFVLAYNFGNCTHNDNTLVTVHQVSVSMLKRIWETPCTPNKV
- the LOC139499927 gene encoding beta-1,3-galactosyltransferase 1-like isoform X1 — protein: MISTIVFLLTSIFKTGKQDIMLKVIQVKRGDFRQDFVRLLTFIITIGILFPMSWYIYLNARSLELTEKLLYDAIGDTKVVLRNIKTFTTLPNLHMNMQNNVDLNPTLHTGTKKTFEQKQEDMQQKYTGWFSESFHFIINNEDICKASNESIDILIMITSSPQNKLSRNAIRETWLTHTKMNKGNIRYVFLLGESPMTKELEKENLQTKDIILGNFKDAYNNLTYKTLMGYQWATQHCRNAQFVMKTDDDMYVHIPGLIRVTKKNAKALQTAIGGSCALLANPIRDKRSKWYASFKSYPQTTYPGFCSGTGYVTSLNVVTKIVKTSKDVPFFHLEDVYVALCIKKLGLRLHPIGGFVLAYNFGNCTHNDNTLVTVHQVSVSMLKRIWETPCTPNKV